In a genomic window of Amycolatopsis japonica:
- a CDS encoding NtaA/DmoA family FMN-dependent monooxygenase (This protein belongs to a clade of FMN-dependent monooxygenases, within a broader family of flavin-dependent oxidoreductases, the luciferase-like monooxygenase (LMM) family, some of whose members use coenzyme F420 rather than FMN.), whose protein sequence is MPKQVKLAAHFPGVNNTTVWSDPHSGSQIDFSSFEHLARTAERGKFDFLFLAEGLRLREHAGKILDSDVVGRPNTTTVLAALSAVTTRLGLAGTLSSTFNEPYEVARQVASIDHLSGGRAAWNVVTSPDAWTGRNFRRGGFLKREDRYRRAEEFLATVRELWDSWAPDAVVGDKENGVFARGIERFVHSGPQFDIRGEFTVPRTPQGQPIVIQAGDSDEGREFAAKTADVIFSRHGSLESGKEFFADVKRRLPAYGREPGELLIMPAATFVLGDTEEDAHEQAREIRYQQVRPATAIQFLEQVWSRDLSAYDADGPLPEIDPDPDAEPLTWGRVRHEKDPLAVAAKWRAIAEEKKLSIRELVIEVTARQQFVGTARQVAESIDEYVQSDAADGFVLVPHLTPGGLDAFVDDVVPRLQERGVFRTDYTGDTLREHLFSR, encoded by the coding sequence ATGCCCAAACAGGTCAAACTCGCCGCGCACTTCCCCGGCGTCAACAACACGACGGTGTGGAGTGACCCGCATTCGGGTAGCCAAATCGACTTTTCGTCCTTCGAACACCTCGCGCGCACGGCCGAGCGGGGCAAGTTCGACTTCCTGTTCCTCGCCGAGGGCCTGCGTCTGCGCGAACACGCGGGCAAGATCCTCGATTCGGACGTCGTCGGGCGGCCGAACACCACCACCGTGCTGGCCGCGCTCTCCGCGGTCACCACCCGGCTCGGCCTCGCGGGCACGCTGTCGTCCACCTTCAACGAGCCGTACGAGGTCGCACGGCAGGTCGCGAGCATCGACCATCTCTCCGGCGGCCGCGCCGCGTGGAACGTCGTCACGTCACCGGACGCGTGGACGGGCCGGAACTTCCGCCGCGGCGGCTTCCTGAAACGCGAGGACCGCTACCGCCGCGCCGAGGAGTTCCTCGCCACCGTGCGCGAACTCTGGGACAGCTGGGCGCCCGACGCGGTGGTGGGGGACAAGGAGAACGGCGTCTTCGCCCGCGGCATAGAGCGCTTTGTCCACAGTGGACCGCAGTTCGACATCCGCGGCGAATTCACCGTGCCGAGGACCCCGCAGGGGCAGCCGATCGTCATCCAAGCAGGGGACTCCGACGAGGGCAGGGAGTTCGCCGCGAAGACCGCCGACGTCATCTTCAGCCGGCACGGTTCACTCGAGAGCGGCAAGGAGTTCTTCGCCGACGTCAAGCGACGGCTACCCGCCTATGGCCGCGAGCCCGGCGAGCTGCTGATCATGCCCGCCGCCACCTTCGTCCTCGGCGACACCGAGGAGGACGCGCACGAGCAGGCCCGCGAGATCCGCTATCAGCAGGTGCGGCCGGCGACCGCGATCCAGTTCCTCGAACAGGTCTGGAGCCGCGACCTCTCCGCCTACGACGCCGATGGCCCGCTCCCCGAGATCGATCCGGATCCCGACGCCGAACCGCTGACCTGGGGCCGGGTCCGGCACGAGAAGGATCCGCTGGCCGTGGCCGCGAAATGGCGAGCGATCGCGGAGGAGAAGAAGCTCTCCATCCGCGAACTGGTCATCGAGGTGACCGCGCGCCAGCAGTTCGTCGGCACCGCCCGGCAGGTCGCGGAATCGATCGACGAGTACGTCCAGAGCGACGCCGCCGACGGCTTCGTGCTGGTGCCGCATCTGACCCCGGGTGGGCTCGACGCGTTCGTCGACGACGTCGTCCCGCGGCTTCAGGAACGGGGTGTCTTCCGGACCGATTACACCGGCGACACCCTGCGGGAACACCTGTTCAGCCGGTAG